The proteins below come from a single Sander vitreus isolate 19-12246 chromosome 15, sanVit1, whole genome shotgun sequence genomic window:
- the pdap1b gene encoding pdgfa associated protein 1b codes for MPKGGRKGGHKGRVRTYTSPEEIDAQMKAEKERKKQEQEAEEVGGAAQNDTAEEKLPASGSEDSDDENSDRRRAGVEGLIEIENPNRVAQKSKKVTQIELDEPKQLSRREREEIEKQKAKERYMKMHLAGKTDQAKADLARLAIIKKQREDAARKKEEEKKAKDAAAAAARGINSLSMK; via the exons ATGCCAAAAGGAG GTAGGAAAGGTGGCCACAAGGGTCGCGTGCGGACGTACACCAGTCCCGAGGAGATAGACGCCCAGATgaaggcagagaaagagaggaaaaag CAAGAGCAGGAAGCAGAAGAGGTGGGCGGTGCAGCTCAGAATGACACAGCGGAGGAGAAGCTACCTGCATCAGGATCAGAAGACAGCGATGATGAAAACTCAGAT AGGAGGAGAGCGGGTGTAGAGGGCCTAATAGAAATCGAGAACCCCAACAGAGTGGCTCAGAAGTCCAAGAAGGTGACACAAATCGAGCTGGACGAGCCCAAGCAGTTGTCAaggagagagag aGAGGAGATTGAGAAGCAGAAAGCAAAGGAGCGCTACATGAAGATGCACTTGGCAGGGAAGACAGACCAGGCCAAAGCTGACCTTGCTCGCCTCGCCATTATcaagaaacagagagaagatgcggcaagaaagaaagaagaagagaaaaaag CAAAAgatgcagcggcagcagcggcgAGAGGAATAAACTCCCTCTCCATGAAATGA
- the cpsf4 gene encoding cleavage and polyadenylation specificity factor subunit 4, with protein sequence MQDMLATVDHLKFDLELAVQQQLGAQPLPFPGMDKSGSAVCEFFMRAACQKGGMCPFRHISGEKTVVCKHWLRGLCKKGDQCEFLHEYDMTKMPECYFYSKFGECSNKECPFLHIDPESKIKDCPWYDRGFCKHGPDCRHRHTRRVICVNYLVGFCPEGKSCKFMHPRFELPMGASEQPPLPQQIQNQTKPVPSIGRSSLSLIQLTNSSPGMRPQNHMPMSAPQQNHMTGNRGPRPLDQVTCYKCGEKGHYANKCTKGHLAFLSGQ encoded by the exons ATGCAGGATATGCTGGCTACCGTGGACCACCTCAAGTTTGACCTGGAACTGGCTGTGCAGCAGCAGCTAGGAGCACAGCCTCTGCCCTTCCCCGGCATGGACA AGTCCGGGTCTGCTGTGTGTGAGTTCTTCATGAGAGCAGCTTGTCAGAAAG GTGGGATGTGTCCGTTCCGTCACATCAGCGGAGAGAAGACGGTGGTGTGTAAGCACTGGCTCAGAGGACTTTGTAAGAAGGGAGACCAGTGCGAGTTTCTCCATGAATACGACATGACAAAGATGCCTGAATGCTACTTCTACTCCAAGTTTG GTGAGTGCAGCAACAAGGAATGTCCGTTCCTGCACATTGATCCAGAGTCAAAGATCAAAGATTGTCCCTGGTACGACCGAGGCTTCTGCAAACACG GTCCTGactgcagacacagacatacaaggAGGGTGATCTGTGTGAATTACCTGGTGGGCTTCTGTCCAGAGGGAAAATCCTGTAAATTTATGCA CCCTCGTTTTGAGTTGCCTATGGGAGCTTCTGAACAGCCTCCTCTACCACAGCAAATTCAGAACCAGACAAAG CCTGTGCCCAGCATCGGACGCTCGTCGCTCTCTCTAATCCAGCTGACCAACTCCAGTCCAGGCATGCGGCCGCAGAACCACATGCCGATGTCTGCGCCTCAGCAAAATCACATGACTGGCAACAGAGGGCCTCGGCCACTGGACCAGGTCACCTGCTACAAG TGTGGTGAGAAGGGTCACTATGCCAACAAATGCACTAAAGGCCATCTGGCCTTCCTGAGTGGACAGTAA
- the atp5mf gene encoding ATP synthase F(0) complex subunit f, mitochondrial has product MHFVVIFPSFPAACEPFAPVKMADRPVPVVEKRLMDVKLGELGSWLTGRDFTPNGIISAVRRGHDRYYNKYINVKKGGIGGVAMLLVGYVALSYLWEYDHIKHDRWRKYH; this is encoded by the exons ATGCACTTTGTCGTTATATTCCCATCATTCCCCGCTGCCTGCGAGCCATTCGCACCAGTCAAGATGGCGGACAGACCAG TTCCCGTAGTTGAGAAGCGACTGATGGACGTGAAACTGGGTGAGCTGGGGAGCTGGCTCACAGGGCGAGACTTCACTCCCAATGGCATCATCTCAGCCGTCCGCAGGG GCCACGACAGATACTACAACAAGTACATTAATGTGAAGAAGGGAGGCATCGGTGGTGTAGCTATGCTGCTGGTTGGCTACGTGGCTTTGAGCTACCTGTGGGAATACGACCACATTA AACATGATCGCTGGAGGAAGTACCACTAA
- the shmt1 gene encoding serine hydroxymethyltransferase, cytosolic, with translation MSLTNGHAVSKETWVSHNKMMLEPLSVNDSEVFSIIKKEKHRQTYGLELIASENFASRAVLEALGSCMNNKYSEGYPGQRYYGGTEHVDELERLCQKRALEAYGLDSEKWGVNAQPYSGSPANFAVYTAVVEPHGRIMGLDLPDGGHLTHGFMTEKKKISATSIFFESMPYKVNPETGYIDYDRLQENAQLFHPRLIIAGTSCYSRNLDYGRLKQIANENGAYLMGDMAHISGLVAAGVVPSPFEHCDIVSTTTHKTLRGCRAGLIFYRKGVRSVDAKGKETLYNLESLINQAVFPGLQGGPHNHAIAGVAVALKQAMTPEFKAYQMQVLANCKALSSGLIDHGYKIVTGGSDNHLILLDLRSKRTDGGRAEKVLEACAIACNKNTCPGDKSALRPSGLRFGSPALTSRGLVEDDFKKVAEFIHRGIELTLEVQGSLDPKANLKEFIQALAQGEKFQQRVAEIRAEVEGFAGQFPMPGLSEL, from the exons ATGTCTTTAACAAATGGCCACGCTGTGAGCAAAGAAACGTGGGTTTCTCACAACAAGATGATGCTGGAGCCTCTGTCCGTCAATGATTCTGag GTGTTCTCCatcataaaaaaagagaagcacAGGCAGACGTACGGTCTGGAGCTGATAGCGTCCGAGAACTTTGCCAGCAGAGCCGTTCTTGAGGCTCTGGGGTCCTGCATGAACAACAAATACTCTGAGGGATATCCCGGCCAGAG GTACTATGGTGGTACGGAGCATGTTGATGAGCTGGAGAGACTCTGCCAGAAGAGGGCGCTGGAGGCCTATGGTCTGGACTCAGAGAAATGGGGTGTCAACGCGCAGCCATACTCAG GTTCACCCGCCAACTTTGCCGTCTACACGGCCGTCGTGGAGCCCCATGGCAGGATCATGGGGCTGGACCTTCCTGATGGAGGTCACCTGACACACGGCTTCATGACTGAGAAGAAGAAAATCTCAGCAACGTCCATCTTCTTTGAGTCCATGCCGTATAAG GTGAATCCAGAGACTGGCTACATTGACTATGACAGACTGCAAGAAAACGCCCAGCTGTTCCACCCAAGACTCATCATTGCAG GAACAAGCTGCTATTCCCGCAACCTTGACTACGGCCGCCTGAAGCAGATCGCTAATGAGAATGGTGCGTATCTGATGGGAGACATGGCTCACATCAGTGGATTGGTGGCTGCTGGAGTGGTGCCCTCACCCTTTGAGCACTGTGACATTGTTTCCACGACAACGCACAAGACTCTGCGCGGCTGTCGCGCTGGACTCATCTTCTACAGGAAAG GCGTGCGGAGTGTGGATGCCAAAGGGAAGGAGACACTGTACAACTTAGAGTCTTTGATCAATCAGGCTGTATTTCCTGGGCTGCAGGGAGGACCACACAACCATGCTATTGCAG GTGTTGCTGTAGCTCTCAAACAAGCCATGACACCGGAGTTCAAGGCATACCAGATGCAGGTTCTTGCTAACTGCAAAGCTCTATCCAGTGGCCTTATTGACCACGGCTACAAGATTGTCACTG GCGGCTCTGACAACCATCTGATCCTGCTGGACCTGCGCAGCAAAAGGACTGATGGAGGACGAGCTGAGAAGGTTTTGGAAGCCTGTGCCATTGCTTGTAATAAGAACACCTGTCCAG GAGATAAGAGTGCTCTGCGCCCCAGTGGACTGAGGTTTGGCTCTCCAGCTCTGACCTCCAGAGGCTTGGTGGAGGATGACTTCAAGAAGGTGGCGGAGTTCATTCACAGAG GTATTGAACTGACCTTGGAGGTGCAGGGAAGCTTGGATCCCAAGGCCAATCTAAAGGAGTTCATTCAGGCACTGGCCCAGGGAGAGAAGTTCCAGCAGCGGGTAGCAGAAATCAGGGCAGAGGTGGAGGGTTTCGCAGGCCAGTTCCCCATGCCTGGCCTATCTGAGCTGTAG